From a region of the Lactuca sativa cultivar Salinas chromosome 4, Lsat_Salinas_v11, whole genome shotgun sequence genome:
- the LOC111886570 gene encoding uncharacterized protein LOC111886570: MEETRRLLQWNRDEPTVPIVQLELNIEQSEEGDFSKTITQVEPRMVRRNQPNGGNNGRVCKYKDFMASKPPSLPGSPTPMEVMDWISEMEMMFEICDCSNKQKTALMVTLLKTGGRMSVREYVASFVEKRKLVSYLVPTELSMVKKFANGLLIEFCLMVKHGTTLKAVIWAAKNVETQLREKGLERIEVGEKRKFDGSSRLDNKNRFPKYDPNNKRYRDSNEEKLCEKCKKKYYGRCYGEVTCYKCGRIGHYSKDCAFNDKLCYGCEDKRHMSKDFPKQNEAT; this comes from the exons atggaagaaacaaggcgtCTACTTCAAtggaatagggatgaacctactgtACCTATTGTACAACTTGAACTGAACATTGAACAGTCAGAGGAAGGAGACTTTAGTAAGACTATCACTCAAGTTGAGCCACGTATGGTTAGAAGGAACCAACCCAATGGAGGAAATAATGGACGTGTatgtaagtacaaggatttcatggcatccaagccaccaaGCCTTCCTGGAAGCCCAACACCAATggaagtcatggattggatctccgagatggagatgatgTTTGAAATTTGTGATtgcagcaacaaacagaagactgctCTCATGGTTACACTGTTGAAGACTGGG ggaagaatgagcgtcAGAGAGTATGTTGCAAGTTTTGTGGAGAAAAGGAAGCTTGTTTCTTATTtggttccaactgaactctccatgGTCAaaaagtttgccaatggattactaaTAGAATTTTGTCTAATGGTCAAACATGGAACCACCCTGAAAGCTGTCATCTGGGCagctaagaatgttgagacccagttaagggaaaagggtctagaGAGAATTGAGGTAGGAgagaagaggaagtttgatggatctTCAAGACTCGACAATAAAAATAGGTTCCCAAAGTATGACCCCAACAACAAGAGGTATAGGGATAGCAATGAAGAAAAGTTgtgtgagaagtgcaaaaagaagtaCTATGGGAGATGCTACGGAGAAGTGACTTGTTATAAGTGTGGGAGGAtcggtcactattccaaggattgTGCGTTTAATGATAAGTTATGCTACGGATGTGAAGACAAGAGGCATATGTCAAAAGATTTCCCGAAGCAAAATGAAGCAACATGA